One window of Mediterraneibacter butyricigenes genomic DNA carries:
- the glyA gene encoding serine hydroxymethyltransferase gives MYEFDEILREDPEIAEAIQAEMKRQNSHIELIASENWVSKAVMAAMGSPLTNKYAEGYPGKRYYGGCQCVDIVEDLARERAKKLFGCEYVNVQPHSGAQANLAAMFAMINPGDKVMGMNLDHGGHLTHGSPVNISGKYFDICSYGVNDEGVIDYDKVREIALENKPKLIIAGASAYARTIDFKKFREIADEVGAYLMVDMAHIAGLVAAGLHPSPIPYAHVTTTTTHKTLRGPRGGMILSSEENNKKFNFNKAVFPGIQGGPLMHVIAAKAVCFEEALKPEFKTYQEQIVKNAKALSDGLQKRGVKIVSGGTDNHLMLVDLTEKDISGKDLEKRLDDAHVTCNKNTIPNDPRSPFVTSGVRLGTPAVTTRGMKEEDMDKIAEIIAMVIESEENVAKAKAMVAELTEKYPLC, from the coding sequence ATGTACGAGTTTGACGAGATCCTTCGGGAAGACCCGGAAATTGCAGAAGCCATCCAGGCAGAAATGAAACGACAGAATTCCCACATTGAGCTGATCGCTTCTGAGAACTGGGTAAGTAAAGCCGTTATGGCGGCTATGGGAAGTCCGCTGACCAATAAATATGCAGAAGGTTATCCGGGAAAAAGATACTATGGTGGATGCCAGTGCGTGGATATTGTAGAAGATCTGGCGAGAGAACGTGCAAAGAAACTGTTCGGATGTGAGTATGTCAATGTACAGCCACATTCCGGAGCACAGGCAAACCTGGCAGCGATGTTTGCAATGATCAACCCTGGCGATAAGGTCATGGGTATGAATCTGGATCACGGCGGACATCTGACTCATGGTTCACCGGTTAATATTTCCGGAAAATATTTTGACATCTGTTCCTATGGGGTGAATGATGAGGGTGTGATCGACTACGATAAGGTAAGAGAAATCGCTCTGGAAAATAAGCCGAAACTGATCATTGCAGGAGCAAGTGCTTATGCAAGAACCATCGACTTCAAGAAATTCCGTGAGATCGCAGATGAAGTAGGAGCATACCTGATGGTGGATATGGCGCATATCGCCGGTCTTGTGGCAGCAGGACTGCATCCGTCACCGATCCCGTATGCACATGTGACTACCACAACCACACATAAGACCCTTCGCGGACCGAGAGGCGGAATGATCCTTTCCAGCGAAGAGAATAATAAAAAATTCAACTTCAACAAAGCTGTATTCCCGGGAATCCAGGGAGGACCGCTGATGCATGTGATCGCTGCAAAGGCAGTTTGCTTTGAGGAAGCACTGAAACCGGAATTCAAGACCTATCAGGAACAGATCGTGAAGAATGCGAAAGCACTCAGCGACGGGCTACAGAAGAGAGGCGTTAAGATTGTATCCGGAGGAACAGACAACCACCTGATGCTGGTAGATCTGACAGAAAAAGACATCAGCGGAAAAGATCTGGAGAAACGTCTGGACGATGCACACGTAACCTGCAATAAAAATACAATTCCAAACGATCCAAGATCTCCGTTTGTCACAAGTGGTGTACGTCTGGGAACACCGGCAGTGACCACACGTGGTATGAAGGAAGAAGACATGGATAAGATCGCTGAAATCATTGCAATGGTGATTGAAAGCGAAGAGAATGTAGCAAAAGCAAAGGCAATGGTTGCAGAACTGACAGAGAAATACCCGCTTTGCTAA